The following are from one region of the Halarcobacter sp. genome:
- a CDS encoding thiamine-phosphate pyrophosphorylase, which translates to MTDKKTLRLIDANLNRLREGIRVVEDIFRYVYDNKDVSSKLKELRHLSRLENYTEILETRDIQNDVLRESIKSEQNRSDLYSILIANFKRAQESARVLEEFCKLISIKDSENFKYIRYELYNLEIVLTKITSNSK; encoded by the coding sequence ATGACTGACAAAAAAACTCTCAGACTTATTGACGCAAATTTAAATCGCCTTAGGGAAGGAATTCGTGTTGTTGAAGATATATTTAGATATGTTTATGACAACAAAGATGTATCCTCTAAACTAAAAGAATTAAGACACTTATCTAGACTTGAAAACTATACTGAGATACTTGAAACTAGAGATATTCAAAATGATGTTTTAAGAGAATCTATTAAAAGTGAACAAAATAGAAGTGATTTATACTCTATCTTAATTGCTAATTTTAAAAGAGCTCAAGAGAGTGCAAGAGTGCTTGAAGAGTTTTGTAAACTAATATCTATAAAAGATAGTGAAAACTTTAAATATATAAGATATGAACTTTATAATTTAGAAATAGTCTTAACAAAAATAACTTCAAACTCTAAATAA
- a CDS encoding Bax inhibitor-1/YccA family protein, producing the protein MYNRDYLSQETSQYKTSVDSSRAGLMSFLKATYQLFAGSLLAATAGAYIGLDMVSTIASWYWGLVILEFVLLFALFAVKNKPGINLAVLFGFTFMSGLTITPLLSTILAMPAGASIVAQAFLMTSVAFGGISMFAMTTKRDFSSMGKMLFIALIILIVGSISNIFFQSPLLQLGIAGVGALLFSAFILYDTQQIIKGGFETPIEAAIALYLDFFNLFVSLLQIFGILNSDD; encoded by the coding sequence ATGTATAACAGAGATTATCTTTCACAAGAAACATCTCAGTACAAAACTTCTGTTGATTCATCAAGAGCAGGTTTAATGAGCTTCTTAAAAGCGACATATCAATTATTCGCAGGTTCACTGTTAGCAGCTACCGCTGGAGCTTATATCGGTCTTGATATGGTTTCAACAATTGCAAGTTGGTATTGGGGACTAGTAATTTTAGAATTTGTTTTATTATTTGCATTATTTGCAGTAAAAAATAAACCAGGAATTAACTTAGCAGTATTATTTGGATTTACTTTTATGAGTGGTTTAACAATTACTCCATTATTAAGTACAATCTTAGCGATGCCTGCAGGTGCATCAATTGTTGCTCAAGCATTTTTAATGACTTCAGTTGCATTTGGTGGGATTTCAATGTTTGCAATGACTACAAAAAGAGATTTTTCTTCAATGGGTAAAATGCTTTTTATAGCACTAATTATCCTTATTGTAGGTTCAATTTCAAACATCTTTTTCCAATCACCACTATTACAATTAGGAATTGCAGGTGTTGGTGCGTTGTTATTCTCAGCGTTTATCCTTTACGATACACAACAAATTATAAAAGGTGGTTTTGAAACTCCAATTGAAGCAGCAATTGCTTTATATTTAGATTTCTTTAACCTTTTTGTTTCACTATTACAAATTTTTGGTATATTAAATAGTGATGATTAA